Sequence from the Mailhella massiliensis genome:
GGCAGGGGCATAAGGCCGTCCGCGGGCGCCCGATCGGCAGTCCCTCGGGACATATGTCAATCGTAGTCCGACCGTCTAAGCGGATGGCTTAAGCGATTGGGCTAACTACTTCTCAAACTGTAATGGGCATGTGATGCGGAACACCAAATACGATTTGCCCGTCAAATTATTGATTGAAGCAATTCTATCTGCCACTTCTCAAGGGAGAACCACGACAACATATTCGGAGATCGCGAAGCTGACAAATACTCATTACCGCGACCACATGCTATATGAGCGTCTCGATAAGATACAGGCATACTGCAGAAGCAGAGATTTTCCGAGTCTTCCCGCAATGGTAATTAACTCGAACCTGCATAAGCCCGGGACAACATTTTTTGTCTCATATGCAAATCATTATTTGAGAGACATGACTCCGAGACAGCTAATGGAAAGCAATCAGATTAGTCCTGAGATCACATTTGAAGATCTGGTCATTAAGTATGAGCAAGCGCGTGTTCAATCGAGATCAGACTGGAACGAACTGATCCACAACGAAGACTTCACAGATTGTTAGTTTAAGTTCCGACATCTTGAAATAGTAATGAACTGCATTCATCTCACTTCCTTTGCTCGTACTAATAATTCTCTGAAGTAGGAGAAGCAATGTTTTGCCAAAACTGTGGTCAGGAAAATGTTGACTCGGCCAACTATTGCGTTGCTTGCGGTTCTAGAATACTTATTCCTTCAAAGGATGGGAAAGCCGCGATCGATAGATATAACGAAACCGCCAAGGATGTAGATACTCAGACTTCAAGTGAACCGCATGACGTTGCTCATAGTATCGAATCAATAATGAGAAGCCCTGAGACCTTGACTAATGAGCACAAACAAGAAGCGCGAGAACAGACTTTTAGCAAATCAACAGAAGCGAGTTATGCAACTGTAGATCAGCTCGTTAGTCAATTGGGACTATCAACTGACCATAAAATCAACCTTAATGAAATCAACCTCAGCGTAGAAGAACTACTGATTTGTTCAGCGTCAATTCTTGCCATAATTGCATTGATACTTCCCTTCTTCTCCTTCCAGCTCGGAACGACCGAAGCCTCGGGATCAGCATCCGTTAATTTGATATCGCGTGGCTTTTGGTGGTTCATTCCCCTCTGGGCAATCGGCGCCTTAGCAGCGAAACGCTTTACAATCGTCTCTATCATAACTAGCGGAATAACCCTAGTCTTCTCAGGCTATTACCTCATCGGATATATTTCTAATGGCACATCTATTGGCGCCGGCTGCATACTCCTTACTGCCAGCGGATTAATAATGTTCCTAAGCAGCATTTATCTCCTGTTTAAAGGACCTACTCCATTACCTATGCTTTCTGGTAATGACACAGCAGACATTCAGAGCGCCCTTAGCAAAATTGCCAATCTTTCCAATCATCGAGATGGTAAGAGCTTCTCGACTAGGGATATCGATCAACTTGATAAGACAGTCGAGGGTGTTGGAAAAGTATGCCCGAAATGCGGCTATCTCGAAGATCCTGATGCAAAATTCTGTGGTGCCTGCGGTCATCACTTTGCATAGATTATCGGTATGTCTATCAAGGGACTCTTTTGATGTTTTGCAATAACTGCGGTGTAGAAGTACCTGATGGTAAGAGATATTGCAATAACTGCGGAAAGAAGTTGGACGTAAAAGGTTCGTCTGAACGCGTGGAAAAAAGGAAATCGAAATGTATCAACCACAATAGAATTAAAAACAATCTAACAGTCTAGAACTTAGGTGATAGGGAGCCTACGTTGAGCTGCGGAAGCGCGCGTCGGTCATGAGAAGATGGCGGACCACCCTCGCGATCTCGGGCCATCTCTCGCCGTCGCGCTTCACCCTGAACAGGTAGACGTAGAGGTTGAGGTAGGACTGCAGGTTCTTCGGATCCATGCCGGTGAACCTCCACAGGTAGCGCTTGATCCAGGAGCACAGGTTGTTCACGAGGGCCATCGCCTCGAGGTAGACCGGGTCCCGCACGTCGGCCTTGTAGCTCTCGTCGACGAGCCCGTTCTCCCGCACCAGCGCGCCGTGCGCCCGCTCGCGGTCGTGCACTAGGACGGAGCCCTCGGCGATGTGCGCCTTCAGCGCCCCCCTGATCCGGGCGGACGACGGCTTGCCGTGCCCGCAGACCACGGCGACGGGCTCCTTTCGGGAGTCGATGCCCACCGCGATGCAGATCTGCTGCCTTGAGAGCCCCCGCTTGCGGGCCTGCCCGTAGCCCCTCGAGAGGTCCGTGTCGTTGACGTAGGTCTCGTCGATCCAGACGCGTCCCCGGAGCACGACGCGGTCCTGGTAGCC
This genomic interval carries:
- a CDS encoding zinc-ribbon domain-containing protein, with the protein product MFCNNCGVEVPDGKRYCNNCGKKLDVKGSSERVEKRKSKCINHNRIKNNLTV
- a CDS encoding zinc-ribbon domain-containing protein; its protein translation is MFCQNCGQENVDSANYCVACGSRILIPSKDGKAAIDRYNETAKDVDTQTSSEPHDVAHSIESIMRSPETLTNEHKQEAREQTFSKSTEASYATVDQLVSQLGLSTDHKINLNEINLSVEELLICSASILAIIALILPFFSFQLGTTEASGSASVNLISRGFWWFIPLWAIGALAAKRFTIVSIITSGITLVFSGYYLIGYISNGTSIGAGCILLTASGLIMFLSSIYLLFKGPTPLPMLSGNDTADIQSALSKIANLSNHRDGKSFSTRDIDQLDKTVEGVGKVCPKCGYLEDPDAKFCGACGHHFA
- a CDS encoding IS1595 family transposase, whose amino-acid sequence is VDFIRLALFAVPLDACAAACRISHQTAWEWRHRLFAAVDGYQDRVVLRGRVWIDETYVNDTDLSRGYGQARKRGLSRQQICIAVGIDSRKEPVAVVCGHGKPSSARIRGALKAHIAEGSVLVHDRERAHGALVRENGLVDESYKADVRDPVYLEAMALVNNLCSWIKRYLWRFTGMDPKNLQSYLNLYVYLFRVKRDGERWPEIARVVRHLLMTDARFRSST